One window of the Saccopteryx leptura isolate mSacLep1 chromosome 9, mSacLep1_pri_phased_curated, whole genome shotgun sequence genome contains the following:
- the ADCY7 gene encoding adenylate cyclase type 7: MPAKGRYFLNEGEEGPDQDALYEKYRLTSQHGPLLLLLLLVAIAACVALIVIAFSSGDPSTQHAVLGTAFFTLAVFVVLYVLVYIECLVRRWLRASALLIWLCLVTLGYVLVSESQMKAGCVWEQEQVPFFLFVVFVVYTLLPLSMQGAVTVGVLSSASHLLVLGFLLGVFPSSHRQRVLQLLANAVIFLCGNVTGAFHKHQMQDASRDLFTYTVKCIQIRRKLRIEKRQQENLLLSVLPAHISMGMKLTIIERLKECGDRRYMPDNNFHSLYVKRHQNVSILYADIVGFTQLASDCSPKELVVMLNELFGKFDQIAKANECMRIKILGDCYYCVSGLPVSLPTHARNCVKMGLDMCEAIKQVREATGVDISMRVGIHSGNVLCGVIGLRKWQYDVWSHDVSLANRMEAAGVPGRVHITEATLSHLDKAYEVEDGHGQQRDPYLKEMNIRTYLVIDPRSQQPPPPSHHLPKPKGDAALKMRASLRMTRYLESWGAARPFAHLNHRESVSSSEAPVPNGRRPKAIPLRRHRTPDRSASPKGRSEDDSYDDEMLSAIEGLSSTRPCCSKSDDFYTFGSIFLEKNFEQEYRLAPIPRARHYFACASLVFICILLVHLLLMPRTAALGLSFGLVACVLGLVLTLCFADEFLRCCPAWGALRAVSERVETHPLLRLSLAILTIGSLLTIAVVNLPWQPAGNGTRLGAVSSREGSPCELLPYYTCSCLLAFVACSVFLRMSLELKVVLLTVALVVYLVLFNVSLCSQWDCCSHDPGNLTTANDTLSSPACLWSDLKTMSNFYLVLFYVTLIMLSRQIDYYCRLDCLWKKKFKKEHEEFETMESVNRLLLENVLPAHVAAHFIGDKLNEDWYHQSYDCVCVMFASVPEFKVFYTECDVNKEGLECLRLLNEIIADFDELLLKPKFSSVEKIKTIGSTYMAAAGLSVPSGHENQDLERQHAHIGIMVEFSIALMNKLDGINRHSFNSFRLRVGINHGPVIAGVIGARKPQYDIWGNTVNVASRMESTGELGKIQVTEETCTILQGLGYSCECRGLINVKGKGELRTYFVCTDTAKFQGPGLN, encoded by the exons GACCCTTCCACGCAGCATGCTGTTCTGGGGACGGCGTTCTTCACGCTTGCCGTGTTCGTGGTTCTCTACGTGCTGGTGTACATCGAGTGCCTTGTTCGGCGGTGGCTCCGGGCCTCAGCGCTGCTCATCTGGCTCTGCCTTGTGACGCTGGGCTACGTGCTGGTGTCCGAGTCGCAGATGAAGGCGGGCTGTGTGTGGGAGCAGGAGCAG GTGCCCTTCTTCCTGTTCGTGGTCTTCGTGGTGTACACGCTGCTGCCCCTCAGCATGCAGGGGGCCGTCACGGTGGGCGTGCTCTCCAGCGCCTCCCACCTCCTGGTGCTCGGCTTCCTGCTGGGGGTCTTCCCGTCCTCCCATCGCCAGAGGGTGCTGCAG CTGCTGGCCAATGCGGTCATCTTCCTGTGCGGGAACGTCACGGGCGCCTTCCACAAGCACCAGATGCAGGACGCCTCCCGCGACCTCTTCACCTACACTGTGAAGTGTATCCAGATTCGCCGGAAGCTGCGTATCGAGAAGCGCCAGCAG GAGAACCTGCTGCTGTCTGTGCTCCCGGCCCACATCTCCATGGGCATGAAGCTGACCATCATCGAACGGCTCAAGGAGTGTGGGGACCGTCGCTACATGCCCGACAACAACTTCCACAGCCTCTACGTCAAGCGGCACCAGAACGTCAG CATTCTCTACGCCGACATCGTGGGCTTCACCCAGCTGGCCAGCGACTGCTCCCCCAAAGAGCTGGTGGTGATGCTGAACGAGCTCTTCGGGAAGTTCGACCAGATCGCCAAG GCCAATGAGTGCATGCGGATCAAGATTCTGGGTGACTGCTACTACTGTGTGTCGGGCCTGCCCGTGTCCCTGCCCACCCACGCCCGGAACTGTGTGAAGATGGGGCTGGACATGTGTGAGGCCATTAA GCAGGTGCGGGAGGCCACGGGCGTTGACATCAGCATGCGCGTGGGCATTCACTCGGGGAACGTGCTGTGTGGCGTCATCGGGCTGCGCAAGTGGCAGTATGACGTGTGGTCCCACGACGTGTCCCTCGCCAACAGAATGGAGGCGGCCGGCGTCCCTGG CCGGGTGCACATCACAGAGGCGACGCTGAGCCACCTGGACAAGGCGTACGAGGTGGAGGACGGGCACGGGCAGCAGCGGGACCCCTACCTGAAGGAGATGAACATCCGTACCTACCTGGTCATCGACCCCCGG AGCCAGCAGCCGCCCCCGCCCAGCCACCACCTCCCCAAGCCCAAGGGGGACGCGGCCCTGAAGATGCGGGCGTCCTTACGCATGACCCGCTACCTCGAGTCCTGGGGGGCTGCGCGGCCCTTTGCCCACCTCAACCACCGAGAGAGTGTGAGCAGCAGTGAGGCCCCTGTCCCCAACGGCCGGAGGCCCAAG GCCATTCCCCTGCGGCGCCACCGGACCCCCGACAG GAGTGCGTCCCCCAAGGGGCGGTCGGAGGACGACTCCTATGATGATGAGATGCTGTCGGCCATCGAGGGTCTCAGCTCCACGAG GCCCTGCTGCTCTAAGTCTGATGACTTTTACACCTTTGGGTCCATCTTCCTGGAGAAGAACTTTGAGCAAGAA TACCGCCTGGCGCCCATCCCCCGGGCCCGCCACTACTTCGCCTGCGCGAGCCTCGTGTTCATCTGCATCCTGCTGGTCCACCTCCTGCTCATGCCCAG GACGGCAGCTCTGGGACTGTCCTTTGGGCTAGTGGCCTGCGTGCTGGGGCTGGTGCTGACCCTGTGCTTCGCCGACGAGTTCTTG AGGTGCTGCCCAGCCTGGGGGGCGCTCCGGGCCGTCTCCGAGAGGGTGGAGACTCACCCGCTGCTGCGCTTGTCCCTGGCCATCCTGACCATCGGCAGCCTGCTCACCATCGCCGTCGTCAACCTG CCGTGGCAGCCCGCGGGGAACGGGACACGCCTGGGGGCCGTGAGCAGCAGGGAGGGCAGCCCGTGCGAGCTGCTCCCG TATTACACCTGCAGCTGCCTCCTGGCCTTTGTCGCCTGCTCCGTCTTCCTGAGGATGAGCCTGGAGCTGAAGGTCGTGCTGTTGACCGTGGCCTTGGTGGTCTACCTGGTGCTCTTCAACGTCTCCCTGTGCTCGCAGTGGGACTGCTGCAGCCACGACCCGGGCAACCTCACCACGGCCAATGACACCCTCAG CTCCCCAGCCTGTTTGTGGAGCGACCTGAAGACCATGAGCAACTTCTACCTGGTTCTGTTCTACGTCACCCTCATCATGCTCTCCAGACAG ATCGACTACTACTGCCGCCTGGACTGCCTGTGGAAGAAGAAGTTCAAGAAGGAGCACGAGGAGTTCGAGACCATGGAGAGCGTGAACCGCCTGCTGCTGGAGAACGTCCTGCCGGCCCACGTGGCCGCTCACTTCATCGGGGACAAGCTGAACGAG GACTGGTACCATCAGTCCTACGACTGCGTCTGCGTCATGTTCGCGTCCGTGCCGGAGTTCAAAGTGTTCTACACGGAGTGCGACGTCAACAAGGAGGGCCTGGAGTGTCTGCGGCTGCTCAATGAGATCATCGCCGACTTCGACGAG CTGCTGCTCAAGCCCAAGTTCAGCAGCGTGGAGAAGATCAAGACCATCGGCAGCACCTACATGGCCGCGGCAGGGCTCAGCGTCCCCTCGGGGCACGAGAACCAG GATCTGGAGCGGCAGCACGCCCACATTGGCATCATGGTGGAGTTCAGCATCGCCCTGATGAACAAGCTGGACGGCATCAACAGGCACTCCTTCAACTCCTTCCGCCTCCGCGTCG GCATAAACCACGGGCCTGTGATTGCGGGGGTGATCGGGGCGCGGAAGCCTCAGTATGACATCTGGGGGAACACAGTCAACGTCGCCAGCAGGATGGAGAGCACCGGAGAACTTGGGAAGATCCAG GTGACTGAGGAGACCTGCACCATCCTCCAGGGCCTTGGTTACTCCTGTGAGTGCCGAGGGCTGATCAACGTCAAAGGCAAAGGTGAACTGAGGACTTACTTTGTCTGCACAGACACTGCCAAGTTCCAGGGCCCTGGGCTGAACTGA